The genomic region TCAGGCGTACTCTCGTCGGCGACGCAGACGAAGGATCGCATCGTGATCGAGACTCCCGATGGTAAGCGGGTGACGATCAGTCGCAAGCGTCCCGGTCCGTCCGCCGAGATAATCAGAACGCAGCCCTCGGCGCCCGAGCAGAAAAAGCGCTAATCGTCGCTCGGTCGCGCTGCCGGCACAGGCGGATTCTTTGCCCGGCTCACGAGCGTCTTCTCCAGCGCGGGCACGAACAGATCGTACTGCGACCCCGGATGCCACAACACCCAGCCCTCATATCCCGAGTCGTAGACAGCGCGCTTCTGCTGCTCGATCTCCGCAGCCCCGTAGCGCGGCTGGCCGAGGGTAAATGCCTGCAGCCATGGGCGGACGCGCTGACCAGTGATTCCCACGGCGGCGTTACGCTCGCGAGCGCGTGAGATCGCGATGTGAATCACCCTGTACGGATCGGCGTTTGGGCGCGGGATGCCGAAGGAGCCCCGCGGGTAATGCGACGGGTAAACCATCGGCAGCAGCACGTCCACGGATTTCGTGAGCGGTTCCCAGGCCTGACCGACCTCCAGCGCGCCGTTGACAGTCGTCACCAGGCCGAAAATATCGGCCGTGGTTCGCACCCCGTACTTGTCCAGTCGCTTCTTCGCCGCGTTCAGAAACTCGGCGAGCGCCTGTGACTTCGTTCGCCCGTTTGATTCGGGGAATACCTGCGCGGGAAGACTCTTGTAGGGCTCGGGGAATCGAATGTAATCGTACTGAATCTCGCCGAAGCCCATCTTCGCGGCCTCCTCGGCGACCCGGAAGTTGTACTCCCAGATTTCGTTCGCATAAGGATTCACCCACGCGAGCCCCTTGTGATCGCGCCAGGCTGAGCCGTCGTTCCTGCGAATCGTGTGCTCGGGATTGGCGCGAGCGGCCACCGAATCCTTGAACACCACGATGCGCGCGACCGGGAGAATTCCGTGCGCGTTCAAGGTGTCGACCAGCGCCTTCAGGTTCGCCACCTTGGCTGTTGCGCCCTGATTCTTCTGTAGAAGCGGATCGCTCGAGTGGAAATTCAGACCGAACTCGTCCTTGATGTCGATCACGAACGCGTTGATCTCGGTCGAATCGGCAATGCCGATGAGACGCCCCATCTTCTTGGTGCTCTGTGCCGCGAACCGATTGATGTAGAGGCCGCGGATTGGCGCCGAGGGATCGCTGCGAAGCTTCCGAACCTCGGCCGACCCCGGCCCCGGGGGCAGTGCAGGTGTGGCACCGCCGGCTGCCTGTGTGGACCCGGTCGCCGCGCCGGGCTGAGTGGAGCCCGGTGCCGCGATTGCCGAGCCGGCGCCGACCACCGAGGAAGCGATCGAGTCGGTGGCGGCCTGCGTTGCGGCGGCGTCGCGGCTTCCGCCACATGCCGGGAGAGCCAGAAGAGACAGGATACCGAGCAGCGGACGTCTGAGAGCTGAGGCCATCTGGATGTCGTTGTGAAGGTCGGAAAATTTCAAAGGGTCAATCAGGGATGATGCACTATATTTGCCACTGATGCGAATCCTTCGTTGGCTGCTCATTGTACCCCTTGCGGGCTGTTCGTTGCCCGAGCCCAAGCCTCCCGCCGCCGAGTTTCTGGTGGCTGACGGGAGCTCGACGTATTGGGTCAAGAGCGGGCCGGCCGGAATCCACGCGCGGGTTTCTCCGCTCATACTGACGCGCGCCGGAGGGCGGTTTTACGAGGTGTACGTGGGAGAGAGCACGCGCTCGTACGAGTACGCTCTTTTCTCGGGCGAGCCGATCTACCGTCGCGATCTCGTCACCAACGAATTGACGCTTCTCTGGCAGGACGAAAGAATAAGCGCCTGGGAGCGGGCGTACCTCGCAGCTAATCCTTCGGCCAGACTGCTCGACCCGGACGAAGAGAGCGAGGATGTGTCGCTGTTCGCTACCGGTGAATCGGACATTCTCGGAGTCGTCGGGCCATTCGTTCTCTATACGCATCGCTCGAATCTCGAGAATCTGCACAGCCATCGCGCGGACACGGCGCGCGGGGTGATCGACGTCCGGATCGCCAAGTCGGTGCCGATTGCCGCGCTGGCGACCGACACCGCCGCGATATCCGACGGAGGAGTGCACGAAAAGGGCGGCCTCCGATGGCGTCA from Gemmatimonadaceae bacterium harbors:
- a CDS encoding putative glycoside hydrolase, whose translation is MKFSDLHNDIQMASALRRPLLGILSLLALPACGGSRDAAATQAATDSIASSVVGAGSAIAAPGSTQPGAATGSTQAAGGATPALPPGPGSAEVRKLRSDPSAPIRGLYINRFAAQSTKKMGRLIGIADSTEINAFVIDIKDEFGLNFHSSDPLLQKNQGATAKVANLKALVDTLNAHGILPVARIVVFKDSVAARANPEHTIRRNDGSAWRDHKGLAWVNPYANEIWEYNFRVAEEAAKMGFGEIQYDYIRFPEPYKSLPAQVFPESNGRTKSQALAEFLNAAKKRLDKYGVRTTADIFGLVTTVNGALEVGQAWEPLTKSVDVLLPMVYPSHYPRGSFGIPRPNADPYRVIHIAISRARERNAAVGITGQRVRPWLQAFTLGQPRYGAAEIEQQKRAVYDSGYEGWVLWHPGSQYDLFVPALEKTLVSRAKNPPVPAARPSDD